One Bacteroidia bacterium DNA segment encodes these proteins:
- a CDS encoding peptide MFS transporter produces the protein MNQHKHTFDLEAQQIEQANPNYNEQNRRKHPKALPFLFLTEMWERFGYYLIIAIFTLYLTALPESKGMGFDRKTASDIYGTFIALVYLTPFLGGLLADRLLGYRLSIIIGGILMGTGYILLSVRDITVFYLALAIIILGNGFFKPNISTLLGNLYSEPQFKDKKDAGYNIFYMGINIGAFLCPFVAAYMRLKYGWGHAFIAAGVGMFLGIIIFMLGLKHYKSADVRKPPRPDDTKNWIILGIVLLVSLILGLFGFYFRKITGLAFLGDSTNAFVFAALPVILFYINVWLTADEHEKSPLAALLAIFGVVIIFWAVFKQNGTALTTWSEFYTDRSMPAGLSKYAKEIGLTQEITAKKDSVPKYDAQFRPEKQNGKIVKVFGQHPYLNNLPSEKHPKENETLLLVPTELFQAVNPFWVIVLTPVIVSFFAWLRKRNKEPKTPTKIMYGLLISALSTLCMVAAVKVCDNGATKAGMSWLILTYFVITIGELCLSPMGLSLVSKLSPARVTGLMMGGWSLATSLGNKLSGVLATLWDNYDNKANFFLLNTILLLFATGLILVLLRWLNRVFTQYVG, from the coding sequence ATGAATCAGCATAAGCATACATTTGACCTTGAAGCCCAGCAAATAGAGCAAGCAAATCCAAATTACAATGAACAAAATCGGCGCAAGCACCCCAAAGCCTTGCCTTTTTTATTTCTCACGGAAATGTGGGAACGCTTCGGATACTATTTAATTATTGCCATTTTTACTTTGTACCTCACTGCCTTACCTGAATCCAAAGGCATGGGCTTTGACCGAAAAACCGCATCCGATATTTACGGCACATTTATTGCGCTAGTCTATTTGACCCCCTTCTTGGGCGGACTTTTAGCAGATAGATTATTAGGCTACCGCTTGTCTATCATCATCGGCGGAATATTGATGGGTACAGGGTATATTCTGCTTTCTGTCAGAGATATTACAGTTTTTTACCTTGCCCTTGCTATAATTATACTTGGAAATGGCTTTTTTAAGCCAAATATTTCTACTTTGTTAGGCAACCTGTACTCCGAACCTCAATTCAAAGACAAAAAAGATGCAGGATATAACATTTTTTACATGGGAATTAACATTGGAGCTTTTTTATGTCCGTTTGTAGCTGCTTACATGCGATTAAAATACGGTTGGGGGCATGCTTTCATCGCCGCAGGCGTAGGTATGTTTTTGGGGATTATCATTTTTATGCTTGGATTAAAGCACTACAAAAGTGCAGATGTTCGCAAACCCCCTCGCCCTGATGATACCAAAAATTGGATAATTTTAGGCATAGTACTTTTAGTTAGTCTTATTTTGGGCTTATTCGGTTTTTATTTTAGAAAAATTACAGGTTTAGCCTTTCTTGGTGATTCTACTAACGCTTTTGTTTTTGCTGCCCTACCTGTTATTTTGTTTTACATTAACGTTTGGCTTACCGCAGATGAACATGAAAAAAGTCCATTAGCAGCTTTATTAGCCATATTCGGTGTAGTGATTATTTTTTGGGCAGTATTCAAACAAAATGGCACAGCACTTACTACTTGGTCTGAATTTTATACAGATAGAAGCATGCCCGCAGGGCTATCAAAATATGCCAAAGAAATAGGTCTGACGCAAGAAATCACAGCCAAAAAGGACTCTGTCCCTAAATACGATGCTCAATTTAGACCTGAAAAACAAAATGGAAAAATTGTCAAAGTATTTGGGCAGCATCCTTACTTAAATAATCTGCCATCCGAAAAACATCCTAAAGAAAATGAAACTTTACTTTTAGTGCCCACAGAACTTTTTCAAGCGGTCAATCCTTTTTGGGTAATTGTTTTAACGCCTGTAATTGTAAGTTTTTTTGCGTGGCTGCGCAAACGAAACAAAGAACCTAAAACGCCGACAAAAATTATGTATGGGTTACTTATCAGCGCGCTATCTACCTTGTGCATGGTAGCAGCCGTAAAAGTATGTGATAACGGAGCTACCAAAGCAGGTATGTCTTGGTTAATCCTCACTTACTTCGTAATTACCATTGGCGAATTGTGCCTTAGTCCGATGGGCTTATCTTTGGTATCTAAGCTAAGCCCTGCACGAGTAACAGGACTAATGATGGGCGGATGGTCTTTGGCTACTTCTTTGGGCAACAAACTTTCAGGTGTACTTGCTACTCTGTGGGATAATTATGACAACAAAGCAAATTTCTTTTTACTCAACACTATTTTGCTTTTATTTGCTACGGGCTTAATCTTGGTTTTGTTAAGATGGTTAAATAGAGTATTTACGCAGTATGTAGGATAA